The Sinomonas sp. P10A9 genome includes a window with the following:
- a CDS encoding S53 family peptidase translates to MAPHRGSHRFSLRALAATAAVGCTLGLAAVGVSSAAAAPPNPPPSSSKSFPGSVPPWAGARTKTGIPLTNTTVEGEIYLKLPNEAAATAFATAVSTPGNPQYGQYLTAAQWKSQYAPAQAATDKVVAWIQAQGMVITGVPDSGMYVVFRGTVAEVNAAFQVAEQTYSVQGTDLIGPDRAPTVPGDIAGLVSSVSIDQGRLLTRPDNIADGADASPGGQSASAVPVATPCSHYWDEHEVTVPRTATGATSAPTVLCGYTPGQIQATYGLGNGVAMNATAGAGQTVAIIDAFAAPTMLSDANQYASLHGLPALTSTSYREILPSVYYDQALCAEPSGWQGEEALDVEAVHSTAPGANILYAGGSNCAGGLDIAMSKILDGQLANIVSNSYGYVGEAVAPDQLAGEVHQHLQAAAEGIGLYFSSGDSGDEKKALGYTSPDFPASSPFVTSVGGTSLALDQSNNYLWETAWGTTRQRILAQADGTLTYAGALPGVFQYGAGGGRSADFDQPAYQTGLVPAPLANGKRVSPDVSALADVWTGFRIGFSPITNDHSLNTGSYSEERIGGTSLSCPLTAGLMASAQAASNKRIGFANPAVYQAAAAPGAAMRDVTSPATSINLVRAYPATGLTWMATLGLDTSLTATKGYDDVTGVGSMTEAFAQQVAAQH, encoded by the coding sequence ATGGCGCCCCATCGCGGTTCTCATCGGTTTTCCCTGCGTGCCCTCGCCGCCACCGCGGCCGTGGGCTGCACCCTCGGACTCGCGGCGGTAGGTGTATCGAGCGCCGCGGCGGCGCCGCCCAATCCGCCGCCCTCGAGTTCCAAGTCCTTCCCCGGCTCAGTGCCGCCGTGGGCCGGGGCACGGACGAAGACTGGGATCCCCCTGACCAACACCACCGTCGAGGGGGAGATATACCTCAAGCTGCCCAACGAAGCAGCGGCCACGGCCTTCGCTACTGCCGTCTCGACTCCCGGAAACCCGCAGTACGGCCAGTACCTGACTGCCGCCCAGTGGAAGTCCCAATACGCGCCCGCGCAGGCGGCTACAGACAAGGTGGTCGCCTGGATCCAGGCGCAGGGCATGGTCATCACGGGGGTGCCGGACAGTGGGATGTACGTCGTCTTCCGTGGCACCGTCGCGGAGGTCAACGCAGCATTCCAGGTCGCGGAACAGACGTACTCCGTGCAGGGCACCGATCTCATCGGGCCGGACCGGGCACCGACCGTTCCGGGCGACATCGCAGGCCTGGTCTCGTCCGTCAGCATCGATCAGGGCCGCCTCCTCACCCGCCCGGACAACATTGCCGACGGCGCGGACGCCTCGCCGGGCGGCCAGTCTGCTTCCGCAGTGCCGGTCGCGACTCCGTGCTCCCACTACTGGGACGAACACGAGGTGACGGTCCCCAGGACCGCGACCGGCGCGACGTCGGCCCCGACCGTCCTATGCGGCTATACGCCAGGCCAGATCCAGGCGACGTATGGACTCGGCAACGGCGTCGCGATGAATGCGACGGCCGGCGCGGGGCAGACGGTGGCGATCATCGACGCCTTCGCGGCGCCCACGATGCTCTCTGACGCCAACCAGTACGCGTCGCTCCACGGCCTTCCGGCGCTGACCTCGACTTCCTATCGCGAGATCCTTCCGAGCGTCTATTACGACCAGGCGCTCTGCGCAGAGCCGAGTGGCTGGCAGGGCGAAGAGGCGCTCGACGTCGAGGCCGTGCACTCCACCGCTCCTGGCGCTAACATCCTCTACGCCGGAGGCTCGAATTGTGCCGGTGGGCTGGACATCGCCATGTCGAAGATCCTCGACGGCCAGCTCGCGAACATCGTGAGCAACAGCTACGGGTACGTCGGCGAGGCCGTAGCGCCCGATCAGCTCGCAGGGGAGGTCCACCAGCACCTCCAGGCCGCGGCCGAGGGCATCGGGCTGTACTTCTCGAGCGGCGACAGCGGCGACGAGAAGAAGGCGCTCGGCTACACCTCCCCGGACTTCCCGGCGAGCTCGCCATTCGTGACGTCGGTGGGCGGCACGAGCCTCGCGCTCGACCAGTCCAACAACTATCTGTGGGAGACCGCGTGGGGAACCACGCGCCAGCGGATCCTCGCGCAGGCCGACGGCACACTCACCTACGCCGGTGCACTTCCGGGCGTGTTCCAGTACGGTGCGGGCGGCGGCCGGAGCGCGGACTTCGACCAGCCTGCATACCAGACCGGGCTCGTTCCGGCGCCGCTCGCGAACGGCAAGCGCGTTTCGCCGGACGTCTCGGCGCTCGCTGATGTGTGGACGGGGTTCCGGATCGGCTTCAGCCCCATCACCAACGACCACTCGCTGAACACCGGCAGCTACTCCGAGGAGCGGATCGGCGGCACCTCGCTCTCGTGCCCGCTCACGGCTGGGCTCATGGCAAGCGCGCAGGCTGCGTCCAACAAGCGAATCGGCTTCGCGAACCCGGCGGTCTATCAGGCGGCAGCCGCCCCGGGCGCTGCGATGAGGGATGTCACCTCCCCAGCGACTTCCATCAACCTCGTCCGCGCCTACCCGGCCACGGGCCTCACCTGGATGGCGACCCTGGGCCTCGACACGTCCCTGACGGCGACGAAGGGCTATGACGACGTCACGGGCGTCGGAAGCATGACCGAGGCGTTCGCGCAGCAGGTCGCGGCCCAGCACTGA
- a CDS encoding ribokinase: protein MDSSVVVVGSLNADLVFSAERMPDPGETVAGADFAVHPGGKSANQAVAAARLGARVRLVGAVGDDPHGEMLRASAEAAGVDVSAVRVVAGVPSGVAGITVDARGENSIVIIPGANGMLAPGDIAAARSHSVFEGAAVVCLCLEVPMPTVLAAAQAGRDAGATVILNLSPYAAIPPELAACTDVLLVNAREAGQLLGSGDLEPSSDWTATDWAEAGPAFVRAGFRKVIVTLGARGAVLLDPDPAAAVVPLESTPVVPVDTTGAGDGFTAAVTVRLAAGDSLEDAARYASVAAALATTRPGAQPSYPSAGEVEEKIRHAGRDAERDAGRDVERDAG from the coding sequence ATGGACTCCAGCGTGGTTGTGGTGGGCTCGTTGAACGCGGACCTGGTCTTCTCCGCTGAGCGGATGCCGGATCCCGGGGAGACAGTGGCGGGCGCCGACTTCGCGGTCCATCCGGGCGGCAAGAGCGCGAATCAGGCCGTTGCGGCGGCGCGGCTCGGGGCGAGGGTGCGGCTTGTGGGCGCAGTCGGGGACGACCCTCACGGCGAGATGCTGCGCGCCTCCGCCGAGGCGGCGGGCGTGGACGTCTCGGCAGTGCGCGTGGTTGCAGGTGTGCCGAGCGGCGTCGCGGGCATCACTGTCGACGCCCGCGGCGAGAACAGCATCGTGATCATTCCCGGCGCGAACGGGATGCTGGCCCCTGGGGACATTGCGGCGGCGCGCTCGCACTCTGTTTTCGAGGGCGCAGCAGTGGTGTGCCTGTGCCTCGAGGTCCCCATGCCCACGGTGCTCGCGGCCGCGCAGGCGGGGCGTGACGCGGGAGCGACAGTCATCCTGAACCTGTCCCCTTACGCCGCGATCCCCCCTGAGCTCGCAGCCTGCACGGACGTGCTCCTCGTCAACGCGCGCGAGGCCGGACAGCTCCTGGGCAGCGGCGATCTCGAGCCCAGTTCGGATTGGACTGCCACGGACTGGGCGGAGGCCGGGCCAGCGTTCGTCAGGGCCGGGTTCCGCAAGGTCATCGTGACCCTAGGCGCCCGAGGCGCAGTGCTTCTCGATCCCGACCCGGCGGCAGCCGTGGTGCCCCTCGAGTCCACGCCGGTTGTGCCGGTGGACACGACCGGCGCCGGCGATGGGTTCACCGCTGCCGTCACAGTCCGCCTCGCCGCCGGCGACAGCCTCGAGGACGCGGCGCGCTACGCCTCGGTCGCCGCAGCCCTCGCCACCACGCGTCCCGGGGCTCAGCCGTCTTACCCGTCGGCAGGCGAGGTCGAGGAGAAGATCCGACACGCAGGACGGGACGCCGAGCGAGATGCAGGACGGGACGTCGAGCGGGACGCTGGATGA
- a CDS encoding HNH endonuclease signature motif containing protein → MPTAGLRSAAELEFISRHPDALHGSLSLDPQALDTPDGVSQALRALADFDSFSASLRALLIDRHTQHVAETPLAGRESQPTRFGGDVEHAAAVAEIASLQNTSEAAAARTMNFSVALVNLHPALHEALAAGDITEAHARAIVDQASSLPESVAEAFGIEALSRLHTRKGRVRTPGEFRAVVRDLRERLHPESIVRRRAAAREDRRVWLQPDEDGMCTLSALLPAETATSMYARIDAVARSARGREGEVRTLAQLRADAFINLALADRLDPASTGTPAASVPSPEELLGGVKAEIVVHIPLAVALGASDDVAQLEGYGVIDADTARLLAAAAPTWQRIFTDDEGVPVKLGRSTYRPPAGLVRFIQYRDGTCLVPGCSCAARRSEIDHTIEWQDGGTTDAENLTLLCPKHHALKSLALFRLRREAAEGSEPTVAGAKLPKEPPKVSGQLLWETLLGTILPAEPLSRDHILGPRTVRLPAGSVETVETAELAGPRDPELPPTPARRDSPLPKPPPPRGSWDIQTSDGDEPPPF, encoded by the coding sequence ATGCCGACTGCAGGACTGCGGTCCGCTGCGGAGCTCGAGTTCATCTCGCGCCACCCGGACGCCCTCCATGGTTCGCTCAGCCTCGATCCCCAGGCCCTCGACACTCCGGATGGGGTGTCCCAGGCGCTTCGGGCACTCGCAGACTTCGATTCCTTCAGCGCCAGCCTGCGCGCACTCCTCATCGACCGGCACACCCAGCACGTGGCGGAGACTCCTCTGGCGGGGCGGGAATCGCAGCCCACCCGGTTCGGTGGGGACGTCGAGCACGCCGCTGCGGTCGCCGAGATAGCCTCCCTCCAGAACACATCGGAGGCTGCCGCCGCTCGGACCATGAATTTCTCCGTGGCCCTCGTCAACCTCCACCCAGCGCTCCACGAGGCCCTCGCGGCGGGAGACATCACCGAGGCCCACGCCCGGGCTATCGTCGATCAGGCGTCGTCCCTGCCCGAATCCGTCGCCGAGGCCTTCGGCATCGAGGCGCTCTCACGGCTCCATACCCGCAAGGGACGTGTCCGGACCCCGGGCGAGTTCCGCGCAGTCGTCCGCGATCTGCGTGAGCGCCTCCACCCGGAGTCGATCGTGAGGCGGCGCGCGGCCGCACGCGAAGATCGCCGCGTGTGGCTCCAGCCGGACGAGGACGGCATGTGCACGCTGTCCGCGCTCCTGCCCGCCGAGACGGCAACATCCATGTACGCGCGCATCGACGCGGTCGCACGCTCGGCTCGCGGCCGCGAGGGCGAGGTCAGGACGCTCGCCCAGCTACGTGCCGACGCGTTCATCAACCTGGCCCTCGCGGACAGGCTCGATCCGGCCAGCACCGGAACGCCCGCGGCGTCCGTACCGTCTCCCGAAGAACTGCTCGGCGGCGTCAAGGCGGAGATCGTCGTGCATATTCCGCTCGCGGTGGCGCTCGGAGCGTCCGACGACGTTGCCCAGCTCGAGGGCTACGGCGTTATCGACGCCGATACCGCGCGGCTGCTTGCGGCGGCCGCGCCGACGTGGCAGCGCATCTTCACGGACGACGAGGGGGTTCCCGTCAAGCTCGGGCGGAGCACCTATCGACCGCCGGCAGGCTTGGTCCGCTTCATCCAGTACCGCGATGGCACGTGTCTCGTCCCCGGATGTTCGTGCGCGGCGAGGCGGTCTGAGATCGACCACACGATCGAATGGCAGGACGGCGGCACTACCGATGCCGAGAACCTCACCCTGCTCTGCCCCAAGCACCACGCACTGAAGTCACTGGCCCTCTTCCGTCTCCGCAGAGAGGCGGCCGAGGGCTCGGAGCCCACCGTCGCGGGCGCGAAGCTCCCCAAAGAGCCACCCAAGGTCAGCGGCCAGCTCCTCTGGGAAACCCTTCTCGGCACAATTCTGCCCGCCGAGCCCCTGAGCCGCGACCACATCCTGGGACCGCGAACCGTCAGGCTCCCCGCCGGATCAGTTGAAACAGTCGAAACTGCCGAACTGGCCGGACCGCGAGACCCCGAACTGCCTCCTACGCCAGCGCGGCGCGACTCCCCATTACCTAAGCCGCCACCGCCGCGCGGTTCATGGGACATTCAAACGTCTGACGGCGACGAACCGCCGCCCTTCTAA
- the fbaA gene encoding class II fructose-bisphosphate aldolase, protein MPIATPEKYAEMIDSAKAGGYAFPAVNVTSSQTLNAAIRGFAEAGSDGIIQVSTGGAAYWSGASVKNMVVGSLGFAAFAREVAKSYDVNIALHTDHCPKDKLDSFVLPLLAASEDEVKAGRNPFFNSHMWDGSAETLEENLRVAKELLPRTSAAKMILEVEIGAVGGEEDGVENAINEKLYSTVADGLATVEALGTGENGRYITALTFGNVHGVYKPGNVKLRPEILKDIQAQVGAQVGKDSPFDLVFHGGSGSSEQEIADAVSYGVIKMNIDTDTQYAFTRPVAGHMFSNYDGVLKVDGEVGNKKTYDPRVWGALAEAGMAARIVEAAQQLGSAGKSIK, encoded by the coding sequence ATGCCTATCGCCACCCCTGAGAAGTACGCAGAGATGATCGACTCCGCCAAGGCCGGCGGCTACGCATTCCCCGCGGTGAACGTGACCTCGTCACAGACGCTCAACGCAGCCATTCGCGGCTTCGCCGAGGCCGGATCCGACGGCATCATCCAGGTGTCCACCGGCGGCGCGGCTTACTGGTCCGGCGCCTCGGTCAAGAACATGGTGGTCGGCTCGCTCGGCTTCGCGGCGTTCGCACGCGAGGTCGCCAAGAGCTACGACGTCAACATCGCCCTCCACACCGACCACTGCCCCAAGGACAAGCTCGACAGCTTCGTGCTGCCGCTCCTCGCGGCGTCCGAGGACGAGGTCAAGGCGGGGCGCAATCCGTTCTTCAACTCGCACATGTGGGATGGCTCCGCCGAGACGCTCGAGGAGAACCTCCGCGTCGCCAAGGAGCTCCTGCCCCGCACTTCGGCCGCGAAGATGATCCTCGAGGTCGAGATCGGCGCCGTGGGCGGCGAAGAGGACGGCGTCGAGAACGCCATCAACGAGAAGCTGTACTCCACGGTTGCCGATGGCCTCGCGACCGTCGAGGCCCTCGGGACGGGCGAGAACGGCCGCTACATCACGGCGCTGACGTTCGGCAACGTCCACGGCGTCTACAAGCCGGGCAACGTCAAGCTGCGCCCGGAGATCCTCAAGGACATCCAGGCGCAGGTCGGCGCGCAGGTCGGCAAGGACAGCCCGTTCGACCTCGTGTTCCACGGCGGTTCCGGCTCGAGCGAGCAGGAGATCGCGGACGCCGTCTCCTACGGCGTGATCAAGATGAACATCGACACCGACACGCAGTACGCCTTCACGCGGCCGGTGGCCGGGCACATGTTCTCCAACTACGACGGCGTGCTCAAGGTCGATGGCGAGGTGGGCAACAAGAAGACCTACGACCCTCGCGTCTGGGGTGCCCTTGCCGAGGCCGGCATGGCCGCGCGCATCGTCGAGGCAGCGCAGCAGCTCGGTTCCGCCGGCAAGTCCATCAAGTAA
- a CDS encoding DUF3151 domain-containing protein translates to MSDEFRTNLLGPEPTRLPAESEVYQGLAMGQEARDLVVKHPESSLLWAILAEEAWDEGSTVESYAYARVGYHRGLDALRRNGWRGAGPVPWEHEPNQGFLRALYSLGRAAAAIGEVGEPERIDTFLAESDPAAKAAIEASQH, encoded by the coding sequence ATGAGCGACGAGTTCCGCACCAACCTCCTCGGCCCGGAGCCCACGCGGCTCCCGGCCGAGAGCGAGGTGTACCAGGGCCTCGCGATGGGGCAGGAGGCCCGCGACCTCGTGGTCAAGCACCCGGAGTCGTCGCTCCTGTGGGCGATCCTCGCCGAGGAGGCCTGGGACGAGGGAAGCACGGTTGAGTCCTACGCGTATGCCCGCGTCGGCTACCACCGCGGCCTCGACGCCCTGCGCCGCAACGGATGGCGTGGCGCGGGGCCCGTCCCGTGGGAGCATGAGCCCAACCAGGGATTCCTCCGGGCGCTCTACTCGCTCGGCAGGGCTGCCGCGGCGATCGGCGAGGTGGGCGAGCCCGAGCGGATCGACACGTTCCTCGCCGAGTCCGACCCGGCCGCGAAGGCCGCGATCGAGGCATCCCAGCACTAG
- a CDS encoding FadR/GntR family transcriptional regulator, protein MSTATPQEASARQEAKAEGGLHQRMLDALGERIASGLLPPHSRLTLDDLQQEFGVSRTVARDTMRVLESMNLVYSRRRVGIVVQEPERWNVFDPKLVRWRLASGRRDEQYASLLELRVAVEPIAAAGAAHRATPAQKAELAGLAAELRRLGEAGDLEAFLAADIAFHRLVLHSCGNEMFAALDNMVAEVLTSRTRQGLMPFHPRPEALDAHEAVASAVAGGNAAAAEESMHSVISEVRGAMGLG, encoded by the coding sequence ATGTCGACGGCGACACCTCAGGAGGCCAGCGCCCGGCAGGAGGCCAAGGCGGAAGGCGGCCTGCACCAGCGCATGCTGGACGCGCTCGGCGAGCGCATCGCGTCTGGGCTCCTGCCGCCCCATTCACGCCTGACCCTTGACGACCTCCAGCAGGAGTTCGGCGTCTCGCGCACGGTGGCCCGGGACACCATGCGCGTTCTGGAGTCGATGAACCTCGTCTACTCGCGACGCCGTGTGGGGATCGTCGTCCAGGAGCCTGAGCGATGGAATGTCTTCGACCCCAAGCTCGTGCGCTGGAGGCTCGCCTCCGGGCGGCGCGACGAGCAGTACGCCTCGCTCCTGGAACTGCGCGTCGCCGTCGAGCCGATCGCCGCGGCAGGGGCGGCACACCGAGCGACGCCCGCCCAGAAGGCCGAGCTCGCTGGGCTCGCGGCCGAGCTGCGCCGGCTCGGCGAGGCAGGCGACCTCGAGGCCTTCCTTGCCGCCGACATCGCGTTCCACCGGCTCGTCCTTCACTCGTGCGGCAACGAGATGTTCGCGGCCCTCGACAACATGGTCGCCGAGGTCCTCACGAGCCGCACCCGGCAGGGTCTCATGCCCTTCCATCCCCGCCCCGAGGCGCTCGACGCGCACGAGGCCGTCGCATCGGCCGTCGCGGGCGGCAACGCCGCCGCAGCCGAGGAGTCGATGCACAGCGTCATCTCCGAGGTGCGGGGGGCCATGGGCCTCGGGTAA
- a CDS encoding gluconokinase, whose protein sequence is MEPLHVVVMGVAGSGKTTVSAALAERLGWRIAEADEFHPASNIARMTAGIALTDADRWPWLCSIRDWMTGQARDGHSTVLTCSALKRSYRDLLSGAAGRVIFAHLDGDSALLAERMASRAGHFMPAGLLPSQLNTLEPLTVDELRAGSLRLDISESPERLVEAIAASLHPTDEPAQRAVVR, encoded by the coding sequence ATGGAACCCCTGCATGTGGTGGTCATGGGTGTTGCCGGGTCCGGCAAGACAACGGTCTCGGCGGCCCTGGCCGAGCGACTCGGCTGGCGGATCGCGGAGGCCGACGAGTTCCACCCGGCATCCAACATCGCCAGGATGACGGCCGGCATCGCGCTCACGGACGCGGACCGCTGGCCGTGGCTGTGCAGCATCCGCGACTGGATGACCGGGCAGGCGCGCGACGGGCACAGCACTGTGCTGACGTGCTCGGCGCTCAAGCGGTCCTACCGGGACCTCCTGTCCGGGGCAGCCGGACGGGTGATCTTCGCCCATCTGGACGGCGACTCCGCCCTCCTCGCGGAGCGCATGGCCTCGCGTGCGGGCCACTTCATGCCTGCAGGACTCCTCCCGAGCCAGCTCAACACCCTCGAACCGCTCACCGTGGACGAGCTCCGCGCCGGCAGCCTCCGTCTGGACATCTCCGAGAGTCCCGAACGCCTCGTCGAGGCGATCGCCGCCTCACTGCACCCGACCGACGAACCCGCCCAACGCGCCGTCGTGCGCTGA